TCACTCATACTGGAAAGCGGCGACTCGCCAGCGCCTTGCTATGATGCCAACCATGACTTCCACCCTAAACGCCCGATCCTGGTTCAAAGACGCGGTGGTGTACCAAATTTACCCGCGCAGCTTTCAAGACTCTGACGGCGACGGTATAGGCGATTTGCGCGGCATTCTTTCGCGCTTGGATTACTTGGCGCGGCTGGGTGTAGACGTCATCTGGCTCTCCCCTATTTTCGCCTCGCCCAACGACGACAACGGTTACGACATCTCGGATTACCGCGCCGTCATGGCCGAGTTTGGGACGATGGCGGATTTTGACGAACTGCTCGCCGCAGCGCACCAGCGCGGCCTCAAGATCATGCTGGATCTGGTGGTCAACCACTCCAGCGACGAGCATCCGTGGTTCGTGGAAGCCCGCGACCACCCCGACTCGGAAAAGCGCGATTACTACATCTGGAAACCACCCGTGAACGGTGACATGCCGACCCACTGGCAGGCCTTTTTCGGCGGCCCAGTCTGGCAACTCGATGAAGCGTCGGGCGAGTATTACCTGCACCTGTTCAGCGTCAAGCAGCCGGATCTCAATTGGGAAAATCCCAAACTCCGCGCCGAGGTCTACGACCTGATGCGCTTTTGGCTTGATAAAGGCATTGACGGCTTCCGAATGGACGTGATCAACCTCATTTCCAAAGACCAAGCTTACCCAGACGGTGAGCCGATTGCGGGCACAGCGCTGACCTCTGGCTACCCATATTTTATGAATGGCCCCCGCGTGCATGAATTCTTGCAGGAAATGAACCGCGAAGTGCTGAGCCGCTACGATTTGATGACGGTGGGCGAAACGCCGGGGGCCAGCGTGGACGACGCCGTGCGCTACTCCGATCCTCAGCGGGGCGAACTCGATATGGTATTTCAGTTTGAACACGTGGGGCTGGGCAGCGGCGAGCGCGGCAAGTGGAGCAACCTACCTTGGACACTGCCGGAACTGAAAAGCATTCTCAGCCGCTGGCAAACTGGTCTGCACAATCGCGGTTGGAACAGCTTGTATTGGGACAACCACGACCAGCCCCGCGCCGTTTCTCGCTTCGGCAATGACTCCTCCGACTTCCGGGTGCCCAGCGCCAAGATGCTGGCGACCTT
The DNA window shown above is from Deinococcus detaillensis and carries:
- a CDS encoding glycoside hydrolase family 13 protein: MTSTLNARSWFKDAVVYQIYPRSFQDSDGDGIGDLRGILSRLDYLARLGVDVIWLSPIFASPNDDNGYDISDYRAVMAEFGTMADFDELLAAAHQRGLKIMLDLVVNHSSDEHPWFVEARDHPDSEKRDYYIWKPPVNGDMPTHWQAFFGGPVWQLDEASGEYYLHLFSVKQPDLNWENPKLRAEVYDLMRFWLDKGIDGFRMDVINLISKDQAYPDGEPIAGTALTSGYPYFMNGPRVHEFLQEMNREVLSRYDLMTVGETPGASVDDAVRYSDPQRGELDMVFQFEHVGLGSGERGKWSNLPWTLPELKSILSRWQTGLHNRGWNSLYWDNHDQPRAVSRFGNDSSDFRVPSAKMLATLLHFMQGTPYIYQGEEFGMTNVSFERIDQYDDLETLGAERELRELHGWSEERIMASIHAMSRDNARTPVQWDASPNAGFTSGKPWLEINPNYPNINAEAAEADPDSVWHHYKHIIALRKSLDVVRDGTYELLDAEHPSVYAYIRDDGHTKLLIMAHFSAKAGQYRIPAEFVGGEVLSNNYPSLQLAEKLNLEPYQAVVIRAK